One genomic window of Streptomyces sp. NBC_01498 includes the following:
- a CDS encoding GntR family transcriptional regulator: MAFGEQPAYLRVAGDLRRKIVDGALPPNTRLPSQARIRQEYGVSDTVALEARKVLMAEGLVEGRSGSGTYVRERPVPRRIARSGYLPLSGASSFRQEQAEVGVSGTWESSSDRDEVAPEIAARLGIEPGDPAMRTRYVFRDAGEPMMLSTSWEPLEVTGRTPVMLPEEGPLGGRGVVERMAAIGVVVDNVVEEVGARPGLADELLSLGGVPGHVVMVVERTYYASGRAVETADVVVPADRYRVAYHLPVK, from the coding sequence GTGGCGTTCGGTGAGCAGCCGGCCTATCTGCGCGTCGCCGGTGATCTGCGGCGGAAGATCGTCGACGGTGCCCTGCCACCGAACACCCGGCTGCCCTCGCAGGCCCGGATACGCCAGGAGTACGGCGTCTCCGACACCGTCGCTCTGGAAGCCCGCAAGGTGCTCATGGCGGAGGGGCTCGTCGAGGGCCGTTCGGGGTCCGGCACGTACGTCCGGGAGCGGCCCGTGCCCCGGCGGATCGCGCGGTCCGGGTATCTGCCCCTGTCCGGCGCCAGTTCCTTCCGGCAGGAGCAGGCCGAGGTGGGGGTGAGCGGTACGTGGGAGTCGAGCAGCGACCGCGACGAGGTGGCGCCGGAGATCGCGGCGCGGCTGGGAATAGAGCCGGGGGATCCGGCGATGCGGACGCGCTACGTCTTCCGGGACGCCGGGGAGCCGATGATGCTCTCCACGTCCTGGGAGCCGCTGGAGGTCACGGGGCGGACGCCGGTGATGCTCCCCGAGGAGGGGCCGCTCGGCGGGCGCGGGGTGGTGGAGCGGATGGCGGCCATCGGTGTCGTGGTGGACAACGTCGTGGAGGAGGTGGGTGCCCGGCCCGGACTGGCGGACGAACTCCTGTCGCTCGGCGGGGTGCCCGGCCATGTCGTGATGGTGGTGGAGCGGACGTACTACGCGTCGGGCCGCGCGGTCGAGACGGCCGACGTGGTCGTCCCGGCGGACCGCTACCGCGTCGCCTACCACCTTCCGGTCAAATGA